Within Serratia odorifera, the genomic segment ACGCGTCCGAGATGAGTTTCAACCCATTTGCTGAGGGCGCAGACCAATGAGAGGTGATGTTGTTGTATCATCAGTGCATCTGTGTGAGAACGACATAAGCGAAGTATACACAACTTGCTGTCTTCGACAAAAACCACCGCGCGGCTGTGAATTTTAATCTATCAGCCAGCTTGTCAGCCGCAGGTCAAAACGGCTAATCTGCATACTGCCGCTAACATCAGGGCATTCAAGCCGTACAACACACAAACGACCGAGAATCCGCCGTAGCAACTTGACGTTGATGAGGTGATCGCATGTTAATGACAGTGATTATTACTCTGGTTGTCGTCGTGGGGGTTGCCGTGTTTATGGCCGTCCCGGCGATGAGGGTGAATAAAGCGGAAAGTGCGGGAGGTGAAGACCAGTGAGAGCGGTATCCATTGCGCATTGAAGCATCGGCGAAAAAGCCAGGGTTTGGTACCCGGGCTTTTTGTTGTCCTGCTGCTTAGACGTTTTTGCGTTCTACCATTTCTTCGCCCCAATACAGCCGGTCGGCCTCGGTTTTGGCAAAGGCCATTTGCAGCGCTTCGTCACTGCCTTCCTCCCAGATTTTCTGCGCCAGCGCTTCATCGTTCCCGGCAAGTTCAAAAATCGCCTCGGCTATCTCGACGGAGGTTTCACGCACCGTCGCCCAAGATTTAACGTTGTGATTGGCCATAACTCATCTCCTGTGCGGTTTTGGCTGGGGTTAACACCAGTATAGGCCAAATGTACTGCTGGTTTTAACCTCCCATGCCCAATAGCGCCGTAAATTCAGCGCGATCGCCGTTAGCAAGCGGCAAAGCGTCTGACGGCGTGATATTCTGTGCGGCGTTTGAATAAAGAGGAAATGATTATGTCCAATGCATTAAGCAACGATCAGGAACTGGTTTCCGATCTGGTGGCCTGCCAACTGGTGATAAAACAGATTCTGGATGTTATTGATGTAATTGCGCCGACCGAGGTGCGAGACAAAATGGCCAGCCAACTGAAGAATATTGATTTTTCAACGCATCCTGCGGGTGCCGATCCGATCACCAAGCGGGCAATTGAAAAAGCGATAGCGCTGATCGAGCTGAAGTTCAGCCGCGATTAAGCGAGGCCGCCGTCGCCGGCGGCCAGACGGTGGTGCGGTTAATCCACCACCGTTTCAATCTTTTTGAACAGCGGGCAGTCAGAAACACCGATAACGCCATTGTCACCATGAATATACTGCGCCGTCACCACGTTGCGTGCCGTCAGATATTGGCACTGCAATCCCAACCCGCCAACGTTTTGATTACTGCCAATCAATACGCCGTAACCTGAAAAAAGCAGCACGCCATACGCCACGGCGACCGCCACTACCAATTTGATTAACTTACCCATTCTATTCCCTCTTAGCATCCTGTTGCTGCACTCTAGCCATGATGCGTCACCCTGAGCAACGCCATTATTCTGAAAACGACGTCGCGGACAGAAATCTAAACGACCGGTTAAAGTTTGTTTAAGTTTCGTGTGATAATCTGTGGTTCGGTTAACAAGGTAACAATGAGGCTGCTAAGTTTGTTGCGAAACAAAATCCTGGTGATCGTTGCGACCGTGGTGGCATGCCTGATTTTTTATCTGCTTGCTCTCGACAGTTATTGCGATCAGGGCGAGAGCTTTGCGTTGGGGATCTGTTCGATCACGCGCTTTGTTCCGTGGTGACGTAGAAGATGGCGCAATCAGAGACAAGGATGTTCGCGCCCATCTTTGCAGTGTTAAGATGGATACCCGTTTTGGCAGTGAGTAGGATAGTTCATGTTAGATTCAGTTTTTGGCTCGTCGGGGCTGCTGGCACTGGTGATGGTGCCGATTGCGCTGCTGGTGGGGCTGTGGGTATGGTTTTTGATCAATCGCGCCAGCGTGCGTGCCAACGAACAGGTGCGCCTGTTGCAGGAAATCGCCGATCAGCAGCGCCAGCAAACCGCATTGCTGCAACGCCTGGTTGGCAACGCTCGCGGTGACCAGACGCCGTTGGACGATGATGACGATCTCAACCCGGCGTTGGATTTCAAAGGATTTATTCCCGAACGCTAATCAGGTTCCGCTACCGTGAGAGAGCCACGGATTGGCAGGTTATCGCGCGTGCGGCTTCTCACTTCAGGTCTTCTGAAAACGCCATTCCCTGATACGGCGCGGCTCGGCAGGCCGCCAGGCGGCTGGCCAAATCGCCGCTATGAATTTCCAGTTGGTGTCCGTCCGGATCGAGAAAATACAGTGATTCACCTTCGCTACGGTTGCTTTTCCACTGGCGAACGCCGGCCTGTCGCAGGCGTTCGACCATCGCAGGAAAGTCTGCCGAAGTAATGCTGAACGCATAATGGGTGTAGTCGCGCGGCGCGCAGGCTGCACGCGTATCATCTAGCGACAGGCACAACCATAGCTCCCCCAGCGTGAGATAGGCACCTTGCTGCCAGCGCGCATGCAGGTGAAAGCCCAACGTTTGCCGGTAAAATTCGAGACTGCGTTCCACGTCGCGCACCGCGAGCGTCAGATGATTAAGACCGCTAAGCATGGGGACTCCAGAATGGCAACCATAAAGACGCAGTGTAATCGAACGATGGGTAAAGGTAACGCGATAAAACATTAGTGAAGATAATACAAAAACCGCTCTGGCCGTCATAAAACTGTCGTATTGGCATCGTAATGTAGCGCGAACATAACGAAAGATGGATAGAGCTGATGATTAAATGGTATGAAGAAAGCGACGCCGAAGTGAA encodes:
- a CDS encoding YccJ family protein, producing the protein MANHNVKSWATVRETSVEIAEAIFELAGNDEALAQKIWEEGSDEALQMAFAKTEADRLYWGEEMVERKNV
- a CDS encoding DUF2766 family protein; translation: MSNALSNDQELVSDLVACQLVIKQILDVIDVIAPTEVRDKMASQLKNIDFSTHPAGADPITKRAIEKAIALIELKFSRD
- a CDS encoding YobH family protein, whose product is MGKLIKLVVAVAVAYGVLLFSGYGVLIGSNQNVGGLGLQCQYLTARNVVTAQYIHGDNGVIGVSDCPLFKKIETVVD
- a CDS encoding PhoP/PhoQ regulator MgrB; translated protein: MRLLSLLRNKILVIVATVVACLIFYLLALDSYCDQGESFALGICSITRFVPW
- a CDS encoding YebO family protein, which gives rise to MLDSVFGSSGLLALVMVPIALLVGLWVWFLINRASVRANEQVRLLQEIADQQRQQTALLQRLVGNARGDQTPLDDDDDLNPALDFKGFIPER
- the fos gene encoding fosfomycin resistance glutathione transferase; this encodes MLSGLNHLTLAVRDVERSLEFYRQTLGFHLHARWQQGAYLTLGELWLCLSLDDTRAACAPRDYTHYAFSITSADFPAMVERLRQAGVRQWKSNRSEGESLYFLDPDGHQLEIHSGDLASRLAACRAAPYQGMAFSEDLK